The following proteins come from a genomic window of Xiphophorus couchianus chromosome 19, X_couchianus-1.0, whole genome shotgun sequence:
- the ccdc28b gene encoding coiled-coil domain-containing protein 28B translates to MEDKRKKRSPKVSLPQPPPPPINPRKLSVLPASKSATFSLGLPHPPSPKNRSKFKRSIGAPGQPKEAFTPVVAPPKTTRPHKEKPKAPQPAGPSKVVQSPPLQHSFLTDVSDVREMEGGLLNLLNDFHSGKLQAFGKVCSFEQLEHVREMQEKLARLHFSLDSHVEELSEDQRKGASDLNLEHLLCNLEELSTSIQKLHLAENQDLPKTSGP, encoded by the exons ATGGAAGACAAGCGTAAGAAACGCAGCCCAAAGGTGTCCCTCCCTCAGCCTCCTCCGCCACCCATCAACCCCCGCAAGCTCTCCGTCCTTCCTGCCAGCAAAAGTGCCACCTTCTCCCTCGGCCTGCCGCACCCCCCCTCCCCCAAGAACAGGAGCAAGTTTAAGAGATCCATAGGAGCGCCGGGACAGCCAAAGGAGGCGTTCACGCCTGTAGTAGCCCCCCCAAAGACAACACG ACCACACAAGGAGAAACCCAAGGCTCCGCAGCCGGCAGGGCCCAGTAAAGTGGTCCAGTCTCCCCCCCTGCAGCACTCCTTCCTTACAGATGTCTCGGATGTGAGAGAGATGGAAGGAGGCCTCCTTAACCTCCTCAATGACTTCCACTCAGGCAAATTACAGGCGTTCG GAAAGGTTTGCTCCTTTGAGCAGCTGGAACATGTACGGGAGATGCAGGAGAAGCTGGCACGGCTGCACTTCAGCCTCGACAGCCACGTGGAGGAGCTTTCCGAGGATCAGAGGAAGGGTGCTTCTGATCTCAACCTGGAACACCTGCTGTGCAAC CTGGAGGAGCTCAGCACCTCAAT ACAAAAGCTCCACTTGGCCGAGAATCAGGACCTGCCCAAGACATCTGGTCCCTGA
- the zbtb8os gene encoding protein archease — MDDRQLDLTEEQKAVKSKYPPINKKYEYLDHTADVQIHSWGDSLEEAFEQCAMGMFGYMTDTETVEPIDTVEVESEGEDMESLLFHFLDDWLYKFCADLFFVPREIKVVSIDRMHFKIRSIGWGEEFSLAKHPQGTEVKAITYSAMQIHDKVKPEIFAIIDI, encoded by the exons ATGGATGACCGTCAGCTAGACCTGACAGAGGAACAGAAAGCTGTTAAATCAAAATATCCTCCCATCAACAAGAAATATGAAT atctGGATCATACAGCAGATGTACA aattcACTCTTGGGGAGACTCCTTGGAGGAAGCTTTTGAGCAGTGTGCGATGGGAATGTTTGGCTATATGACGGACACAGAAACTGTGGAACCCATTGATACTGTTGAAGTGGAATCAGAAG GTGAAGACATGGAGTCTCTTCTCTTCCATTTCTTAGACGACTGGTTATACAAGTTTTGTGCAGATCTCTTCTTTGTCCCCAGG GAAATCAAAGTTGTGTCCATTGACAGAATGCATTTTAAGATTCGATCCATTGG GTGGGGTGAAGAATTTTCTCTGGCAAAACATCCACAG ggaACCGAAGTGAAAGCTATCACATACTCTGCAATGCAGATCCACGATAAAgtaaaaccagaaatatttgcCATCATTGATATTTGA
- the tmem39b gene encoding transmembrane protein 39B, with protein MAGGRRGTNRTTYCRPPLSSDPGSVSNGNHTTSSPVTGVRNRARNGSGTCMSSPPLAAQTVVPLKHCKIPELSMDRNVLFELHLFFCHLIALFVHYVNIYKTVWWYPPSHPPSHTSLNFHLIDYNMLVFTIIILARRLIAAIVKEASQSGKLSFPHSIFLVMARFAVLTLTGWSLCRSLIYLCRTYSVLSLLFLCYPFGMYIPFFRLSCDFRRAGSLSPIASIGSKEVGSVSRGRDYFTVLKETWKQHTSQLYGVQAMPTHACCLSPDLIRKEVEFLKMDFNWRMKEVLVSSMLSAYYVAFVPVWFVKSTQYVDKRWSCELFILVSVSTSVILMRHLLPPRYCDLLHKAAAHLGCWQKVDPSLCSNVLQHIWTEEYMWPQGVLVKHNKNVYKAMGHYNVAVPSDVSHYRFYFFFNKPLRILNILIILEGAMIFYQLYSLICSEKWHQTISLALILFSNYYAFFKLLRDRIVLGKAYSFSNSSSDQKVS; from the exons ATGGCCGGTGGAAGGAGAGGGACGAATCGGACCACCTACTGCAGACCTCCGTTAAGCAGTGATCCAGGCTCCGTCAGCAATGGCAACCACACCACCAGCTCTCCAGTCACGGGGGTGCGAAACCGTGCAAG AAACGGTTCTGGGACCTGCATGTCCAGCCCCCCGCTCGCCGCTCAGACTGTAGTTCCCCTCAAACACTGCAAGATCCCCGAGCTGTCCATGGATCGAAACGTGTTGTTTGAGCTTCACCTCTTCTTCTGCCATCTGATCGCCCTGTTTGTCCACTATGTCAACATCTACAAGACTGTGTGGTGGTATCCGCCGTCACACCCTCCCTCACACACATCTCTG AATTTTCATCTTATTGATTATAACATGCTGGTGTTCACAATCATCATACTGGCAAGAAGGCTGATTGCAGCAATTGTAAAAGAG GCATCACAGAGTGGGAAACTCTCCTTCCCCCACTCAATATTTTTAGTGATGGCCCGGTTTGCAGTACTAACATTGACAGGCTGGAGTCTTTGTCGGTCCCTCATTTATCTGTGCAGAACCTACTCTGTCCTCAGCCTACTTTTCCTTTGCTACCC ATTTGGAATGTATATCCCGTTCTTCCGGCTGAGCTGTGATTTCCGGCGAGCGGGTTCTCTCTCGCCGATCGCGAGCATCGGCTCCAAAGAGGTCGGCAGCGTGAGCCGCGGCAGGGACTACTTCACCGTGCTGAAGGAGACGTGGAAGCAGCACACCAGCCAGCTGTACGGAGTCCAGGCCATGCCCACTCACGCCTGCTGTCTGTCACCTGACCTCATTCGAAAAGAGGTGGAGTTTCTGAAGATGGACTTCAACTGGAGGATGAAGGAAGTGCTGGTCAGCTCCATGCTCAGCGCGTACTATGTGGCGTTTGTACCCGTTTGGTTTGTAAAG AGCACTCAGTATGTAGACAAGCGGTGGTCCTGTGAGCTCTTCATACTGGTATCGGTCAGCACGTCAGTCATCCTCATGAGACACTTGTTGCCGCCTCGATATTGTGACCTCCTTCACAAAGCTGCCGCCCACCTGGGCTGCTGGCAGAAAGTTGACCCCTCTCTCTGCTCCAATGTCCTTCAGCACAT ATGGACTGAAGAGTACATGTGGCCACAGGGAGTCCTAGTAAAACATAATAAGAATGTCTATAAAGCCATGGGTCACTATAACGTTGCAGTTCCCTCGGATGTTTCCCACTATCGCTTCTAT tTTTTCTTCAACAAGCCTTTACGAATATTAAACATACTCATCATCCTTGAAGGTGCCATGATTTTTTACCAGCTCTACTCGCTCATTTGCTCGGAAAAGTGGCATCAGACGATATCGCTGGCCCTGATTCTCTTCAGCAACTACTACGCCTTCTTCAAGCTCCTCAGAGACAGAATAGTCCTAGGAAAGGCATACTCGTTCTCAAACAGCTCATCGGACCAAAAAGTCAGCTAA
- the khdrbs1a gene encoding KH domain-containing, RNA-binding, signal transduction-associated protein 1a, with protein MEDTKYLPELLAEKDSLDSSFTHAMKLITAEIERIQKGETKKTPEKETYLDLFATKTMKLKERVLIPTKQYPRVNFVGKLLGPQGSTIKRLQEETGAKISVLGKGSMRDKNKEEELRKGGESKYAHLAMELHVFIEVTAPIPENYLRMAHAMDEVKKFLIPEPGEHDPYMDPQFLNGSQDGSGRGRGGLGRGRGGPPGAGGPRGRGMPRGNLRGGMRGGTPRGGMSRGNAPRGAPAGRGGPPSAAARGGSSGRSRPPASGAQRMLPAAALSHQAGPSGSQPKPEPYDEYGSYEESYAEPSYEGYDSYYSQQPAPADTEYYDYGHGEAQDPSYESYGQGEWDNSWSGSGAGGKVPPTRQSKGSYREHPYVRY; from the exons atggaaGACACTAAATACCTCCCTGAGCTCCTGGCCGAGAAGGACAGCCTGGATTCATCGTTTACACACGCCATGAAGCTCATCACTGCTG AGATTGAGAGGATCCAGAAAGGAGAAACCAAGAAGACACCAGAGAAGGAGACTTACCTGGACCTTTTTGCCACCAAAACTATGAAACTAAAGGAGCGAGTGCTCATCCCAACCAAGCAGTATCCCAGG GTCAACTTTGTCGGGAAGCTTTTGGGGCCTCAAGGCAGCACAATCAAGAGACTCCAGGAAGAGACAGGGGCAAAGATCTCAGTTTTGGGGAAAGGCTCAATGAGAGACAAGAATAAG GAGGAAGAGCTCAGGAAGGGCGGCGAGTCGAAATACGCTCACCTGGCCATGGAGCTGCATGTGTTCATCGAAGTTACAGCACCCATACCAGAAAACTATCTGCGCATGGCTCACGCCATGGATGAAGTCAAGAAGTTCCTCATCCCG GAGCCTGGTGAGCATGACCCCTACATGGACCCTCAATTCCTGAATGGATCCCAAGATGGTTCTGGAAGGGGACGAGGTGGCCTTGGACGGGGCAGAGGTGGACCACCTGGTGCAGGAGGACCAAG GGGACGAGGGATGCCACGTGGAAATCTCAGAGGAGGGATGCGTGGAGGAACTCCCCGTGGCGGAATGTCTCGAGGAAACGCGCCCAGAGGGGCCCCAGCCGGTAGGGGCGGACCACCCTCTGCTGCAGCTAGAGGGGGGTCCTCTGGCCGCTCCAGGCCGCCTGCGAGCGGAGCGCAAAGGATGCTCCCCGCCGCAGCCCTGTCCCATCAAGCAGGACCTTCAGGGTCACAGCCCAAACCTGAACCTTACGATGAATAT GGTTCATATGAGGAGTCTTATGCTGAGCCTTCCTACGAGGGATATGATAGCTATTACAGTCAGCAGCCTGCTCCAGC CGATACGGAATACTACGATTACGGACACGGTGAAGCCCAGGATCCATCATATGAGAGCTACG GTCAGGGTGAATGGGATAACTCGTGGTCCGGCTCCGGGGCCGGAGGCAAAGTTCCCCCGACGCGGCAGTCCAAGGGTTCATACAGGGAGCATCCATACGTCAGATACTGA
- the LOC114134122 gene encoding histone-binding protein RBBP4, which produces MADKDAAFDDAVEERVINEEYKIWKKNTPFLYDLVMTHALEWPSLTAQWLPDVTRPEGKDYSVHRLVLGTHTSDEQNHLVIASVQLPNDDAQFDASHYDSEKGEFGGFGSVSGKIEIEIKINHEGEVNRARYMPQNPCIIATKTPTSDVLVFDYTKHPSKPDPSGECTPDLRLRGHQKEGYGLSWNPNLSGCLLSASDDHTICLWDISTVPKEGKIVDAKTIFTGHTAVVEDVSWHLLHESLFGSVADDQKLMIWDTRSNNTSKPSHAVDAHTAEVNCLSFNPYSEFILATGSADKTVALWDLRNLKLKLHSFESHKDEIFQVQWSPHNETILASSGTDRRLNVWDLSKIGEEQSPEDAEDGPPELLFIHGGHTAKISDFSWNPNEPWVICSVSEDNIMQVWQMAENIYNDEDPEGAADSEVQA; this is translated from the exons ATGGCCGATAAAGACG ctgcATTTGATGATGCCGTGGAGGAAAGGGTGATCAATGAGGAGTACAAGATCTGGAAGAAGAACACCCCTTTCCTCTATGATCTGGTCATGACTCACGCCCTGGAGTGGCCCAGCCTGACTGCTCAGTGGCTGCCAGATGTCACCAG ACCCGAGGGAAAGGACTACAGTGTGCATAGACTGGTTTTGGGGACACACACCTCTGACGAGCAGAATCACCTTGTTATTGCCAGTGTTCAGCTTCCAAATGATGATGCCCAGTTTGATGCTTCACACTATGACAGTGAGAAAGGAG AGTTTGGAGGCTTTGGCTCTGTTAGTGGAAAAATAGAGATTGAGATCAAGATCAACCATGAGGGAGAAGTGAACAGAGCACGCTATATGCCCCAGAATCCCTGTATTATTGCCACCAAAACCCCCACCAGTGATGTGCTGGTCTTTGATTACACAAAGCACCCCTCCAAACCTG ATCCTTCTGGAGAATGCACCCCAGACCTGCGACTCAGGGGACACCAGAAGGAAGGCTATGGCCTCTCCTGGAACCCAAACCTCAGTGGATGCCTCCTCAGTGCTTCTGATGACCAT aCTATATGCCTCTGGGATATCAGCACGGTGCCAAAGGAGGGCAAGATCGTAGATGCCAAAACAATCTTCACAGGCCACACTGCTGTGGTGGAGGACGTTTCCTGGCATCTTCTCCATGAATCCCTTTTCGGATCTGTGGCAGACGACCAGAAACTCATGAT CTGGGACACAAGGTCAAACAACACCTCCAAACCGAGCCATGCAGTGGACGCTCACACTGCTGAAGTCAACTGCCTGTCTTTTAATCCCTACAGTGAGTTCATTTTGGCCACTGGCTCTGCTGACAAG actgtggctctttgggaCTTGAGGAACCTGAAGCTGAAACTCCATTCATTTGAGTCTCACAAGGATGAGATCTTTCAG GTTCAGTGGTCTCCTCATAATGAGACGATCCTGGCCTCCAGCGGCACCGACAGGCGGCTCAATGTCTGGGACCTGAGTAAGATCGGAGAAGAGCAGTCGCCAGAGGACGCTGAGGATGGTCCTCCCGAGTTGCTG TTCATCCATGGCGGACACACAGCTAAGATCTCAGACTTTTCCTGGAACCCCAACGAGCCGTGGGTCATCTGTTCGGTGTCAGAGGACAACATCATGCAAGTGTGGCAGATG GCTGAAAACATCTACAACGATGAAGACCCAGAGGGCGCTGCAGATTCAGAGGTCCAGGCATGA